A window of Streptomyces sp. SAI-127 contains these coding sequences:
- a CDS encoding MaoC family dehydratase, translating to MRTGDELPPLEIPITRTLIVAGAIASRDYQDVHHDPELARQKGSPDIFMNILTTNGLVGRYITDHFGPRTVLRKVAIRLGAPNYPGDTMVLTGIVETVEDTTATVRIVGTNGIGKHVTGTVTFSMRDAE from the coding sequence ATGAGAACGGGCGACGAGCTGCCACCCCTCGAGATCCCGATCACCCGCACGCTGATCGTCGCGGGCGCTATCGCCTCCCGGGACTACCAGGACGTGCACCACGACCCGGAACTGGCCCGGCAGAAGGGCTCCCCGGACATCTTCATGAACATCCTCACGACGAACGGCCTGGTGGGCCGCTACATCACCGACCACTTCGGACCACGGACCGTGCTCAGGAAGGTGGCCATCAGGCTGGGGGCGCCCAACTATCCGGGGGACACGATGGTGTTGACCGGAATCGTGGAGACCGTCGAAGACACCACGGCGACCGTCCGGATCGTGGGGACCAACGGCATCGGCAAGCATGTGACCGGGACGGTCACCTTCTCGATGAGGGACGCCGAATGA
- a CDS encoding lipid-transfer protein, with protein MSARARDALGGRAAIVGIGATEFSKDSGRSELRLAAEAVRAALDDAGLTAADVDGMVTFTMDTSPEITVAQACGIGELSFFSRVHYGGGAACATVQQAALAIAAGVAEVVVCYRAFNERSGRRFGSGVQHREPSAEGVALGWSLPFGLLTPASWVAMAAQRYLHTYGLGPEAFGHVAVTDRAYAATNPAAWFHGRPITLADHAASRWVVEPLRLLDCCQETDGGQAIVVTSLARARALPHRPAVVTAAAQGAGRAQEQMTSFYRDDLTGLPEMNVVARQLWRTSGLTPQDIDVAILYDHFTPFVLMQLEEFGFCARGEAADFVRRAGLPLNTHGGQLGEAYLHGMNGIAEAVRQLRGTAVNQVPEAERVLVTAGTGVPTSGLVLAVDE; from the coding sequence ATGAGCGCACGCGCGCGTGACGCGCTCGGGGGCCGGGCCGCGATCGTCGGCATCGGGGCCACCGAGTTCTCCAAGGACTCCGGCCGCAGCGAACTGCGCCTGGCCGCCGAGGCGGTCCGCGCGGCGCTCGACGACGCGGGGCTCACGGCGGCCGACGTGGACGGCATGGTGACGTTCACGATGGACACCAGCCCGGAGATCACCGTCGCCCAGGCCTGCGGGATCGGTGAGCTGTCCTTCTTCTCCCGCGTCCACTACGGCGGCGGCGCGGCCTGTGCGACCGTCCAGCAGGCGGCGCTCGCGATCGCCGCGGGCGTGGCCGAGGTCGTGGTCTGCTACCGCGCCTTCAACGAACGCTCCGGCCGCCGCTTCGGCTCCGGCGTCCAGCACCGCGAACCCTCCGCCGAGGGAGTCGCCCTCGGCTGGTCCCTCCCCTTCGGCCTGCTCACCCCGGCCTCCTGGGTGGCGATGGCCGCCCAGCGCTATCTGCACACCTACGGCCTCGGTCCGGAGGCCTTCGGTCATGTGGCGGTGACGGACCGCGCGTACGCGGCCACGAATCCGGCCGCCTGGTTCCACGGTCGCCCGATCACCCTCGCCGACCACGCGGCCTCCCGCTGGGTCGTCGAGCCGCTCAGGCTCCTGGACTGCTGCCAGGAGACCGACGGCGGCCAGGCGATCGTCGTCACATCCCTCGCACGCGCGCGTGCCCTCCCCCACCGGCCCGCCGTCGTCACGGCCGCCGCCCAGGGCGCGGGCCGCGCCCAGGAACAGATGACCAGCTTCTACCGCGACGATCTCACCGGCCTCCCCGAGATGAACGTCGTCGCCCGCCAGCTGTGGCGCACCTCCGGCCTGACCCCCCAGGACATCGACGTGGCAATCCTGTACGACCATTTCACCCCGTTCGTCCTGATGCAGCTGGAGGAGTTCGGCTTCTGCGCCCGGGGCGAGGCCGCGGACTTCGTACGCCGGGCCGGACTCCCCCTCAACACCCACGGCGGCCAACTGGGCGAGGCCTACCTCCATGGCATGAACGGCATCGCGGAAGCCGTACGCCAACTGCGGGGGACGGCCGTGAACCAGGTGCCGGAGGCGGAGCGCGTGCTCGTGACGGCCGGGACAGGGGTACCCACGTCCGGGCTGGTGCTCGCCGTGGACGAGTAG
- a CDS encoding SigE family RNA polymerase sigma factor, with protein sequence MTTPVCTSASKAAVPATQTLAYPSFASYVKARQPVLLRTARSLTANPSDAEDLLQTALTKTYVAWERIEDHRALDGYVRRALLNTRTSQWRKRKVDEFATDEIPEPDPVPGDDDPAEQQALHDAMWRAIMKLPARQRAMVVLRYYEDLSEVQTAEVLGVSVGTVKSAVSRALGKLREDPELVLAR encoded by the coding sequence ATGACCACACCCGTCTGCACCAGCGCTTCGAAGGCCGCCGTACCGGCGACGCAGACCCTCGCGTACCCCTCGTTCGCCTCGTACGTGAAGGCACGCCAGCCGGTGCTGCTGCGTACCGCCCGGTCGCTGACCGCGAACCCGAGCGACGCGGAGGACCTGCTGCAGACCGCCCTGACCAAGACCTACGTCGCCTGGGAGCGCATCGAGGACCACCGTGCCCTCGACGGCTATGTCCGCCGCGCCCTGCTGAACACGCGCACCTCGCAGTGGCGCAAGCGCAAGGTCGACGAGTTCGCGACCGACGAGATTCCCGAGCCCGATCCCGTGCCCGGCGACGACGACCCCGCCGAGCAGCAGGCGCTGCACGACGCGATGTGGCGGGCGATCATGAAGCTGCCCGCGCGGCAGCGGGCGATGGTCGTCCTCAGGTATTACGAGGACCTCAGCGAGGTGCAGACGGCCGAGGTGCTCGGGGTCTCGGTCGGGACCGTGAAATCGGCGGTGTCCAGGGCGCTGGGCAAGCTCCGCGAGGACCCCGAGCTGGTGCTCGCCCGGTAG
- a CDS encoding long-chain fatty acid--CoA ligase produces MSPREDAVLSTMQDVPLLISRILTHGSSIHGTSQVTTWTGEPEPHRRSFAEVGARAAQLAHALREDLGVAADERVATLMWNNAEHVEAYFAIPSMGAVLHTLNLRLPADQLTFIVGHAADRVVIANGSLLPLLAPLLPHLKTVEHVVVSGPGDRTALEGSHARVHEYEELIAGKPTTYDWPELDERQAAAMCYTSGTTGDPKGVVYSHRSIYLHSMQVNMAQSMGLTDQDTSLVVVPQFHVNAWGLPHATFMTGVNMLMPDRFLQPAPLAEMIERERPTHAAAVPTIWQGLLGELTAKPRDVSSLTQVTIGGSACPPSLMEAFDKLGMRVCHAWGMTETSPLGTIARPPAHVAGTPEEFAYRLTQGRFPAGVEARLSGPGGERLPWDGESAGELEVRGPWIAGAYYNGPDAEPLRPADKFSEDGWLKTGDVGTISADGFLTLTDRAKDVIKSGGEWISSVELENALMSHPDVTEAAVVAVPDDKWGERPLATVVLKEGSTADFESLRAFLASDVCKIAKWQLPERWSIIEAVPKTSVGKFDKKVLRKQYAQGELDVTQL; encoded by the coding sequence ATGTCGCCCCGGGAGGACGCCGTGCTGAGCACCATGCAGGACGTACCGCTGCTGATCTCCAGGATCCTGACCCACGGGTCGTCGATCCACGGCACCTCACAGGTGACCACCTGGACCGGCGAACCGGAGCCGCACCGCCGCTCCTTCGCCGAGGTCGGCGCCCGCGCCGCCCAGCTCGCGCACGCTCTGCGCGAGGACCTCGGAGTCGCCGCGGACGAGCGGGTGGCGACCCTGATGTGGAACAACGCCGAGCATGTCGAGGCCTACTTCGCGATCCCCTCCATGGGCGCGGTCCTGCACACCCTCAACCTCCGCCTCCCGGCCGACCAGCTGACCTTCATCGTGGGCCACGCGGCCGACCGGGTCGTCATCGCCAACGGCTCGCTGCTCCCCCTGCTCGCCCCGCTGCTCCCGCACCTCAAGACGGTCGAGCACGTGGTGGTCTCCGGCCCCGGCGACCGCACGGCCCTCGAAGGCTCCCACGCGCGCGTGCACGAGTACGAAGAGCTGATCGCCGGCAAGCCCACCACCTACGACTGGCCAGAGTTGGACGAGCGCCAGGCCGCCGCCATGTGCTACACCTCCGGCACCACGGGGGACCCCAAGGGCGTGGTCTACAGCCACCGTTCGATCTATCTGCACTCCATGCAGGTCAACATGGCCCAGTCGATGGGCCTGACCGACCAGGACACCTCACTCGTGGTCGTCCCCCAGTTCCATGTCAACGCCTGGGGCCTGCCGCACGCCACCTTCATGACCGGCGTCAACATGCTGATGCCGGACCGCTTCCTGCAGCCCGCGCCCCTCGCCGAGATGATCGAGCGCGAGCGGCCGACCCACGCGGCCGCGGTCCCCACCATCTGGCAGGGTCTGCTCGGCGAGCTCACCGCCAAGCCCCGTGACGTCTCCTCCCTCACCCAGGTCACCATCGGCGGCTCGGCCTGTCCGCCCTCCCTGATGGAGGCCTTCGACAAGCTGGGCATGCGGGTCTGCCACGCCTGGGGCATGACGGAGACCTCCCCGCTCGGCACCATCGCGCGCCCGCCGGCCCATGTGGCAGGCACGCCCGAGGAGTTCGCCTACCGCCTCACCCAGGGCCGCTTCCCGGCCGGCGTCGAGGCCCGCCTCAGCGGCCCCGGCGGCGAGCGCCTCCCCTGGGACGGCGAGTCCGCGGGCGAGCTGGAGGTCCGCGGCCCCTGGATCGCGGGCGCCTACTACAACGGCCCGGACGCCGAACCGCTGCGCCCCGCCGACAAGTTCAGCGAGGACGGCTGGCTGAAGACCGGTGACGTCGGCACCATCTCGGCCGACGGCTTCCTCACCCTCACCGACCGCGCCAAGGACGTCATCAAGTCCGGCGGCGAGTGGATCTCCTCGGTCGAGCTGGAGAACGCCCTGATGTCCCACCCGGACGTCACCGAGGCCGCCGTCGTCGCCGTCCCCGACGACAAGTGGGGCGAGCGCCCGCTGGCCACGGTCGTCCTCAAGGAGGGCTCCACCGCCGACTTCGAGTCCCTGCGCGCCTTCCTCGCGAGCGACGTCTGCAAGATCGCCAAGTGGCAGCTCCCGGAGCGCTGGTCGATCATCGAGGCGGTCCCGAAGACGAGCGTCGGAAAGTTCGACAAGAAGGTGCTCCGCAAGCAGTACGCGCAGGGGGAGCTGGACGTCACCCAGCTCTGA
- a CDS encoding MFS transporter, translating to MPTATVTRGRSTQAPARRAGSLLLVLIAVCTAVTAANIYLAAPLLPLIARDYGSTPSAVAWIASVAQFGYAFGLLVFAPLGDSVNRRRLVAVLSLVTTAALTAAALATGTTALAAAVLIASAATVVPQLLVPLVAQRAPADRRARHVAAVIAGLFTGIVAARVLGGLIGQAYGWRVVFVGAAALTAVLGLATAYVLPVERVRRSGPLFSGLTALPSVVRRSPDLWRACVRQAGMYGAWSALWTSLALLLTGPSYGLSTATAGLFGLFGLAASVVAPLAGGFVDRFGAAKVVRSAYLLAAVSVPLFWLGGHVMWALFVAGIAVHAALVASHVANQTVALTTTSTPATANTAYVVAGFAGGATASALAGSAFGWWGWGGVCAVAGVWLGLGWLATSVRR from the coding sequence ATGCCGACAGCAACCGTCACCCGAGGACGGTCCACGCAGGCCCCCGCCCGGCGCGCGGGCTCGCTCCTCCTCGTCCTCATCGCCGTCTGCACCGCCGTCACGGCCGCCAACATCTACCTCGCGGCCCCGCTGCTTCCCCTCATCGCCCGCGACTACGGCTCCACGCCCTCCGCGGTGGCCTGGATCGCCTCGGTCGCGCAGTTCGGCTACGCCTTCGGGCTGCTCGTCTTCGCCCCGCTCGGCGACAGCGTGAACCGACGGCGTCTGGTCGCCGTCCTCTCACTCGTCACCACCGCGGCCCTGACCGCCGCCGCGCTCGCCACCGGCACCACCGCCCTCGCGGCCGCCGTCCTCATCGCCTCCGCGGCGACCGTCGTCCCCCAGCTGCTGGTCCCGCTGGTCGCCCAGCGGGCCCCCGCCGACCGCCGGGCCCGCCATGTCGCGGCCGTCATCGCGGGCCTGTTCACCGGCATCGTCGCGGCCCGTGTGCTCGGCGGCCTGATAGGTCAGGCCTACGGCTGGCGGGTGGTCTTCGTGGGCGCGGCCGCCCTGACGGCCGTCCTCGGCCTCGCGACGGCCTACGTCCTGCCGGTCGAACGAGTCCGCCGCTCCGGTCCGCTCTTCTCGGGTCTCACCGCCCTGCCTTCCGTCGTCCGCCGTTCGCCCGACCTGTGGCGCGCGTGCGTGCGGCAGGCGGGGATGTACGGCGCCTGGAGCGCGCTGTGGACCTCGCTGGCCCTTCTGCTGACCGGCCCGTCCTACGGCCTGTCGACCGCGACCGCCGGGCTCTTCGGCCTCTTCGGGCTGGCGGCCAGCGTCGTCGCACCCCTGGCCGGGGGGTTCGTGGACCGCTTCGGCGCCGCCAAGGTCGTACGGTCGGCGTATCTGCTCGCCGCTGTGTCCGTGCCGTTGTTCTGGCTCGGCGGGCACGTCATGTGGGCCCTGTTCGTCGCGGGGATCGCCGTCCACGCGGCCCTGGTCGCCTCCCACGTGGCCAACCAGACCGTCGCCCTGACGACGACCTCGACCCCGGCCACCGCCAACACGGCGTATGTCGTGGCCGGTTTCGCCGGCGGTGCGACGGCGTCCGCGCTCGCCGGGTCGGCCTTCGGATGGTGGGGCTGGGGCGGGGTGTGCGCCGTGGCGGGAGTGTGGCTGGGGTTGGGATGGCTCGCCACTTCGGTACGGCGGTGA
- a CDS encoding TetR family transcriptional regulator, with the protein MAAARDPEATRARIFEAAVAEFARYGIAGARIDRIATEAKANKQLIYAYFGNKAELFTKVLEKVMLDLAVSVPVDPDDIEGWIDRLMDYHAAHPEVLRLLFWEGMEYGAGELPDETGRQEHYRHKIAALQDAQDRGILSDAIPARDLLFLLIALANWAVVVPQMRRIVVGAEESDHERLRASVREAARRLVTK; encoded by the coding sequence ATGGCAGCAGCAAGGGACCCCGAGGCCACCCGGGCCAGGATCTTCGAGGCGGCGGTCGCCGAGTTCGCCCGCTACGGCATCGCGGGCGCCCGCATCGACCGCATCGCGACCGAGGCCAAGGCCAACAAGCAGCTGATCTACGCCTACTTCGGCAACAAGGCGGAGCTGTTCACGAAGGTCCTGGAGAAGGTCATGCTCGACCTGGCGGTCTCCGTCCCCGTCGACCCGGACGACATCGAGGGCTGGATCGACCGACTGATGGACTACCACGCCGCCCACCCCGAGGTGCTGCGCCTCCTCTTCTGGGAGGGAATGGAGTACGGCGCCGGCGAGCTGCCCGACGAGACCGGGCGCCAGGAGCACTACCGGCACAAGATCGCCGCCCTCCAGGACGCCCAGGACCGGGGCATCCTCAGCGACGCGATCCCGGCCCGCGACCTGCTGTTTCTGCTGATCGCCCTCGCCAACTGGGCCGTGGTCGTCCCCCAGATGAGGCGGATCGTGGTGGGCGCCGAGGAGAGCGACCACGAGCGGCTGCGGGCCTCGGTGCGGGAGGCGGCGCGGAGGCTGGTCACGAAGTAG
- a CDS encoding PAS domain-containing protein, translating into MSSRPSRGAARLAAILDALPDALVLVNANGTVVNANTIALEAFEAPGTALVGRGLLDLLPHFDSRLIPGSMRRPDHMDPRGRTKPTRMVARRTDGTEFPVEVTSANLENGQQAYDGYGYSGDELLMLVVRDLTGTVDTEAELARSQRQTEMILRAASEGVVGTDTDGRIVLVNPAAAQILGYRASDLGGRELHDLILHSRADGTPFPYEESPLADTLRSGRKHRVRGQVLWSKKDEKVPVDLTTAPVRDGDQLVGAVLTFTDRRPYDSLADEKTAAEKAHAAELERLEEEHASELTALRQKHITELEELQEQHDEEIASGEERYAALGEREKDRYEALAGRHDQLLTLLGRSLRGPLDELRRELSALAADDAGQLWPEANQVLHHLSAGYSRITNLIDNVLGYQRLDAGTDDIVRTNVMLDAVVAAGVDGAVELIGPGRVQFAVHAPPIEAEVDAQRLATALAHLIADVAGVDATGNSPVSAGGYMDNTVVVAAAQRGEGVRIEVRGPYAGGDPVHEPIVRGIVRAHGGVLQTHEVPGMSGSAYVLEVPIGGGAGAVAAPGPAALEAAPVETAPVETAPAESGGRRRARRSSTDSFLDADVPAGTDESVAPTGRRRRRAAAEQEQPVSVPAQASGDDGDGSGGTGRRRARPAEGAEAAEAGVSEGAVMMAAEHGAGSAAAGTGLGGTVPPQGVPVPTGRRALHDGGEQHALPAALPAGGSAEPGQSQGQLQVAGPGSSGTGVPQQDGRRRRALAAASERAAAQEAAPRAVFALPPAEADRPSDDAAAAGLTPVPGQIPGQIPGQAQVPGQAQVHGQGQVPNQGAGPAQVAAPAHVPGQGLGQLPGQMQVPGQIQVPEQAQAPSQGQVPNQVAGPAQVAGPAQIPSQGLGQLPGQMQVPGQGQVPGQVQAPGQAQVPGQGQAPGSPQLPGEVQVPGQIQTPGQAQVPGQVQPNGQAPAPVPTAAPTPAPVPANGLAQIPGDGHGHGHDGRHDAVPHDQADDHTPPQPHPTNAPTGRRRRAVAQPAEAPGQGVQAIAPGAVPSAQFPGVPVQNATGQVGLVPQTAPAPASPLQAAPVQPGLAPNQPLPAETPQPQAPAPAQDQSQATPAPQPWPTSHDASGAATPVPANGAATAVPPNQPAPQLAQAPEAGQPTPPPGTPLQARVAQPLPAEAAAAPVDPNSTQGRAISVRTLGQGVPFTRQAAQVQQPGTATPPPQQSGGSGRRRKLGTRPDPAATAAPEPGARPHPAAEQAVAAPAQTPQPSLAGQSRLAHATEAAGRSYAIGAPDENAAEGPEPLDGPGGAVEIPHTPRPQPMDDELPPEPLDNPRRLLVWPAPDVTTQQALSDRGYRPVIVQSREEVDAQIAAFPAALFVDPLTGPITRTALQSLRQAAVASEVPIMVTAGLGQASREAAYGADPAVLLKALAPRDSEQHPPRVLLIEEHAEIALALTATLERRGMQVARAASDTDAVTLAGQLRPNLVVMDLMQVHRRRAGIVDWLRANGQLNRTPLVVYTAAVDQADLPRLASGETVLFLAERSTSAEVQSRIVDLLARIGTN; encoded by the coding sequence GTGAGCAGCAGGCCATCCCGAGGCGCTGCTCGCCTCGCAGCCATACTCGATGCGCTTCCCGATGCGTTGGTGCTGGTCAACGCCAATGGGACCGTCGTCAACGCCAACACCATCGCGCTGGAGGCGTTCGAGGCGCCGGGCACCGCGCTGGTCGGGCGCGGGCTGCTCGATCTGCTGCCGCACTTCGACTCACGGCTCATCCCGGGCTCCATGCGGCGGCCCGACCACATGGACCCGCGCGGGCGCACCAAGCCGACCCGGATGGTCGCCCGGCGGACCGACGGCACCGAGTTCCCGGTCGAGGTCACCAGCGCCAATCTGGAGAACGGCCAGCAGGCCTACGACGGTTACGGCTACAGCGGCGACGAGCTGCTCATGCTCGTCGTACGCGATCTCACCGGGACCGTGGACACCGAGGCCGAGCTGGCACGGTCGCAGCGGCAGACCGAGATGATCCTGCGGGCCGCCTCGGAGGGCGTCGTAGGGACCGACACCGACGGACGGATCGTCCTCGTCAACCCGGCCGCCGCCCAGATACTGGGTTACCGGGCCAGTGACCTCGGTGGCCGCGAGCTCCACGACCTCATCCTGCACTCCCGCGCCGACGGCACCCCCTTCCCGTACGAGGAGTCCCCGCTCGCCGACACCCTGCGCTCCGGGCGCAAGCACCGGGTGCGCGGGCAGGTGCTGTGGTCGAAGAAGGACGAGAAGGTCCCGGTGGACCTGACGACCGCGCCGGTGCGCGACGGCGACCAGCTCGTCGGTGCCGTGCTCACCTTCACCGACCGGCGGCCCTACGACTCGCTCGCCGACGAGAAGACCGCCGCCGAGAAGGCCCACGCGGCGGAGCTGGAACGGCTCGAGGAGGAGCACGCCTCCGAACTCACCGCGCTGCGGCAGAAGCACATCACCGAACTGGAGGAGCTCCAGGAGCAGCACGACGAGGAAATCGCCTCCGGTGAGGAGCGGTACGCCGCACTCGGAGAGCGCGAGAAGGACCGCTACGAGGCGCTCGCCGGGCGCCACGACCAGCTCCTCACCCTGCTCGGCCGCTCCCTGCGGGGCCCCCTCGACGAACTGCGCCGCGAACTGTCCGCGCTCGCCGCCGACGACGCCGGCCAGCTGTGGCCCGAGGCCAACCAGGTCCTGCACCACCTCTCGGCCGGCTACTCCCGCATCACCAACCTCATCGACAACGTCCTCGGCTACCAGCGACTCGACGCCGGCACCGACGACATCGTCCGTACGAACGTCATGCTCGACGCGGTCGTCGCCGCCGGTGTGGACGGCGCGGTCGAACTCATCGGGCCGGGGCGCGTCCAGTTCGCCGTGCACGCGCCGCCCATCGAGGCCGAAGTGGACGCCCAGCGCCTCGCGACCGCGCTCGCGCATCTCATCGCGGACGTGGCCGGGGTCGACGCGACCGGGAACTCTCCCGTGTCCGCGGGCGGTTACATGGACAACACGGTCGTGGTGGCGGCCGCACAGCGCGGCGAGGGCGTACGGATCGAGGTGCGCGGGCCGTACGCCGGGGGAGACCCGGTGCACGAGCCGATCGTGCGCGGGATCGTGCGCGCCCACGGCGGTGTGCTGCAGACGCACGAGGTGCCGGGCATGAGCGGCAGTGCGTACGTCCTCGAAGTGCCCATCGGCGGCGGGGCGGGGGCCGTCGCTGCTCCCGGTCCGGCCGCGCTGGAGGCCGCCCCCGTGGAGACCGCTCCCGTGGAGACCGCCCCTGCCGAGAGCGGCGGGCGGCGGCGGGCCCGGCGCTCCTCCACCGACTCCTTCCTGGACGCCGACGTCCCGGCCGGCACCGACGAATCCGTGGCGCCCACCGGGCGGCGCAGGCGGCGGGCGGCGGCCGAGCAGGAACAGCCCGTGTCCGTACCGGCGCAGGCCTCCGGCGACGACGGGGACGGCTCCGGCGGTACGGGGCGGCGCCGTGCTCGGCCCGCCGAAGGCGCCGAGGCCGCCGAAGCCGGTGTGTCCGAGGGTGCCGTGATGATGGCCGCCGAGCATGGCGCCGGGTCCGCCGCCGCGGGTACCGGTCTCGGCGGGACCGTGCCGCCGCAGGGCGTGCCCGTGCCGACCGGGCGCCGGGCCCTGCACGACGGCGGCGAACAGCACGCGCTGCCGGCGGCATTGCCCGCGGGCGGCTCCGCCGAACCGGGCCAGTCGCAGGGGCAGCTCCAGGTCGCCGGGCCGGGTTCGTCCGGCACGGGCGTGCCGCAGCAGGACGGGCGCCGACGGCGCGCCCTCGCCGCCGCGTCGGAGCGCGCGGCCGCGCAGGAGGCGGCCCCCCGCGCGGTGTTCGCGCTCCCGCCCGCAGAGGCGGACCGACCGTCCGACGACGCGGCCGCGGCGGGACTGACCCCGGTGCCGGGGCAGATCCCTGGGCAGATTCCGGGCCAGGCTCAGGTCCCGGGGCAAGCTCAGGTCCACGGCCAGGGTCAGGTGCCGAATCAGGGCGCAGGGCCGGCTCAGGTCGCAGCCCCGGCTCACGTCCCGGGCCAAGGCCTCGGGCAGCTCCCGGGCCAGATGCAGGTACCCGGCCAGATCCAGGTGCCAGAGCAGGCACAGGCCCCGAGCCAAGGTCAGGTGCCGAACCAGGTCGCGGGCCCGGCTCAGGTCGCAGGCCCGGCTCAGATCCCTAGCCAAGGCCTCGGGCAGCTCCCGGGCCAGATGCAGGTCCCTGGGCAAGGCCAGGTACCCGGCCAGGTCCAGGCACCGGGTCAGGCACAGGTCCCCGGCCAAGGTCAGGCCCCGGGCTCGCCGCAACTCCCGGGTGAGGTACAGGTACCCGGTCAGATCCAGACACCGGGGCAGGCACAGGTCCCGGGTCAGGTTCAGCCGAACGGCCAGGCCCCGGCCCCCGTTCCGACGGCCGCTCCCACCCCCGCCCCCGTTCCGGCCAACGGCCTCGCCCAAATCCCCGGCGACGGTCACGGTCACGGTCACGACGGTCGGCACGACGCCGTGCCGCACGACCAGGCAGACGACCACACCCCTCCGCAGCCGCACCCCACCAACGCGCCGACAGGTCGCCGCCGACGGGCCGTGGCCCAGCCCGCCGAGGCGCCCGGACAGGGTGTCCAAGCGATCGCCCCCGGCGCGGTGCCGTCCGCCCAGTTCCCGGGTGTCCCCGTGCAGAACGCGACCGGACAGGTCGGCCTGGTGCCGCAGACCGCACCCGCCCCGGCCTCGCCCCTCCAGGCGGCCCCGGTCCAGCCCGGCCTCGCCCCCAACCAGCCCCTCCCCGCCGAGACGCCCCAGCCGCAGGCACCGGCACCGGCGCAGGACCAGTCGCAGGCCACGCCCGCTCCCCAGCCGTGGCCCACCAGCCACGACGCCTCCGGCGCCGCCACACCCGTACCGGCGAACGGCGCCGCCACCGCCGTACCCCCGAACCAGCCCGCCCCCCAGCTCGCGCAGGCCCCCGAAGCCGGTCAGCCCACTCCGCCGCCCGGCACGCCCCTGCAGGCCCGGGTCGCGCAGCCGCTGCCCGCCGAAGCCGCGGCCGCGCCCGTCGACCCGAACTCCACCCAGGGCCGGGCGATCAGCGTGCGCACCCTCGGTCAGGGGGTCCCGTTCACCCGGCAGGCGGCCCAGGTGCAGCAGCCGGGGACGGCCACGCCTCCCCCGCAGCAGTCCGGTGGTTCCGGGCGGCGGCGCAAGCTCGGCACCCGGCCCGACCCCGCTGCCACCGCGGCCCCGGAGCCGGGGGCACGTCCGCATCCGGCGGCCGAGCAGGCCGTAGCGGCACCGGCGCAGACACCGCAGCCGTCGCTGGCCGGGCAGTCGCGGCTCGCGCACGCCACGGAGGCGGCCGGACGGTCGTACGCCATAGGGGCGCCCGACGAGAACGCCGCCGAGGGGCCCGAGCCGCTGGACGGTCCCGGCGGGGCCGTCGAGATCCCGCACACCCCGCGGCCGCAGCCGATGGACGACGAACTGCCCCCGGAGCCGTTGGACAACCCGCGGCGGCTGCTGGTGTGGCCCGCGCCGGACGTGACGACCCAGCAGGCGCTCAGCGACCGTGGGTACCGGCCGGTGATCGTGCAGTCGCGCGAGGAGGTCGACGCGCAGATCGCGGCGTTCCCCGCCGCCCTGTTCGTGGACCCTCTGACCGGGCCGATCACGCGGACCGCGCTCCAGTCGCTGCGGCAGGCGGCGGTGGCGTCCGAGGTGCCGATCATGGTGACCGCCGGGCTCGGGCAGGCCTCGCGGGAGGCGGCGTACGGCGCCGATCCCGCCGTACTGCTGAAGGCACTGGCGCCGCGGGACAGCGAGCAGCACCCGCCGCGCGTGCTGCTGATCGAGGAGCACGCGGAGATCGCGCTGGCGCTGACCGCGACGCTGGAGCGGCGGGGGATGCAGGTGGCGCGGGCCGCGAGTGACACGGATGCCGTGACGCTCGCGGGGCAGCTCAGGCCGAACCTCGTGGTGATGGACCTCATGCAGGTGCACCGGCGGCGGGCCGGGATCGTGGACTGGCTGCGGGCGAACGGGCAGCTGAATCGCACCCCGTTGGTCGTGTACACCGCGGCCGTGGATCAGGCCGATCTGCCTCGGCTGGCCTCCGGTGAGACGGTCCTGTTCCTCGCCGAGCGGTCGACCAGCGCCGAGGTGCAGTCGCGGATCGTGGACCTGCTGGCGCGGATCGGCACCAACTAG
- a CDS encoding SSI family serine proteinase inhibitor — MSYVTRLGRLARLSPLPLFLAALAPTPASAYTDGGDHLTVTVRDAGNGADGTFEVDCHPTRGTHPDPAGACAVLERNTRWGKDTFAPVPEGSFCTMLYGGPATAHVTGTWAGRPVDTRFDRSDGCDIARWDRFVPLLPSMDT; from the coding sequence ATGTCATACGTCACCCGGCTCGGCCGGCTCGCCCGGTTGAGCCCTCTCCCCCTGTTCCTCGCCGCCCTGGCCCCCACCCCCGCGTCGGCCTACACCGACGGCGGAGACCATCTCACCGTCACCGTCCGGGACGCGGGAAACGGCGCCGACGGGACCTTCGAGGTCGACTGTCACCCCACCCGCGGCACCCACCCCGACCCCGCCGGCGCCTGCGCCGTCCTGGAGCGGAACACACGGTGGGGGAAGGACACCTTCGCTCCCGTCCCCGAGGGCAGCTTCTGCACCATGCTCTACGGCGGTCCCGCCACCGCCCACGTCACGGGAACCTGGGCGGGGCGTCCCGTGGACACCCGGTTCGACCGGAGCGACGGGTGCGACATCGCGCGCTGGGACCGGTTCGTGCCGCTCCTCCCCAGCATGGACACCTAG